A region from the Sandaracinus amylolyticus genome encodes:
- the glsA gene encoding glutaminase A, translating into MATRETIEAVLAGAVERARACGEGEPATYIPELANAPLDALSAAITLRDGSIVRAGDDEHRFTFQSSAKLVLLAGLLEERGEDEVFRIVGREPSGGGFASLARLETHGPIPANPLINPGAIALASILEGHLEDRLAWIERWAERLYGDALPIQQRVLASERRTGDRNRSIAHFLKASGVIDGDVDEVLEVYFALCSIEGSVVEASRLAAILATGGLAPRSGERVLSQRTASTVVSIMATCGMYDESGAYLCATGLPAKSGVSGVIVAVATGRGGIAVASPRLNKKGGSVRGHLVLREISRELGWHFALPD; encoded by the coding sequence ATGGCGACGCGCGAGACGATCGAGGCGGTGCTCGCGGGCGCGGTGGAGCGCGCGAGGGCGTGCGGCGAGGGCGAGCCCGCGACGTACATCCCCGAGCTCGCGAACGCGCCGCTCGATGCGCTCAGCGCCGCGATCACGCTGCGCGACGGCAGCATCGTGCGCGCGGGTGACGACGAGCATCGGTTCACGTTCCAGAGCTCGGCGAAGCTCGTGTTGCTCGCCGGTCTGCTCGAGGAGCGCGGCGAGGACGAGGTGTTCCGCATCGTCGGGCGCGAGCCGAGCGGAGGAGGGTTCGCGTCGCTCGCGCGGCTCGAGACACACGGGCCGATCCCCGCGAACCCGCTCATCAACCCGGGCGCGATCGCGCTCGCATCGATCCTCGAGGGCCACCTCGAGGATCGGCTCGCGTGGATCGAGCGATGGGCCGAGCGCCTCTACGGCGACGCGCTCCCGATCCAGCAGCGCGTGCTCGCGTCGGAGCGACGCACCGGCGATCGCAACCGGAGCATCGCGCACTTCCTCAAGGCGAGCGGCGTGATCGACGGCGACGTCGACGAGGTGCTCGAGGTCTACTTCGCGCTCTGCTCGATCGAGGGGAGCGTCGTCGAGGCATCGCGGCTCGCTGCGATCCTCGCGACCGGCGGGCTCGCGCCACGGAGCGGTGAGCGCGTGCTCTCGCAGCGAACGGCGAGCACCGTCGTGTCGATCATGGCGACCTGCGGGATGTACGACGAGTCGGGCGCGTACCTGTGCGCGACCGGTCTGCCCGCGAAGAGCGGCGTCAGCGGCGTGATCGTCGCGGTGGCGACCGGGCGCGGCGGGATCGCGGTCGCGAGCCCGCGCCTCAACAAGAAGGGCGGCAGCGTGCGCGGCCACCTCGTGCTGCGCGAGATCTCGCGCGAGCTCGGCTGGCACTTCGCTCTGCCAGATTGA
- a CDS encoding DnaJ domain-containing protein, which yields MTDGLGLPKPLAEMSDRELDEELQRRRRLRAAARRPEAPITDAERQMLARFERQTAREESGGEPSSWVAQAAERVDLARHYAALELKPGATLAQVETAYKALVAKYDPQKHAGDPERHRAATQLVQELGRSYAMLVERLRR from the coding sequence ATGACTGACGGGCTCGGGCTGCCGAAGCCGCTCGCGGAGATGAGCGATCGCGAGCTGGACGAGGAGCTGCAGCGCCGGCGTCGATTGCGGGCGGCGGCGCGGCGGCCCGAGGCGCCGATCACCGACGCGGAGCGGCAGATGCTCGCGCGCTTCGAGCGTCAGACGGCGCGCGAGGAGAGCGGCGGCGAGCCGTCGTCGTGGGTCGCGCAGGCCGCGGAGCGCGTGGATCTCGCGCGGCACTACGCGGCGCTCGAGCTCAAGCCGGGCGCGACGCTCGCGCAGGTCGAGACGGCGTACAAAGCGCTCGTCGCGAAGTACGACCCGCAGAAGCACGCGGGCGATCCCGAGCGACATCGCGCGGCGACGCAGCTCGTGCAGGAGCTCGGGCGCAGCTACGCGATGCTGGTCGAGCGCCTGCGGCGCTGA
- a CDS encoding L-histidine N(alpha)-methyltransferase produces the protein MQPALDVRGLIRPRRDDEFFGEVIAGLGSQPKTVPSKWLWDERGARLHERVRDTPDHYLARAERSLLDAHGHEISRELGPRSLLVDVAPRDASRVRALLDRLEEPVAYVPLDPSTTRLEELARALRRDHRGLEIAPLVAGHALPRSTDLRERIARIDEGNATVWLGDARIGEIAPHDAVSMLARAALLAGSRGRVLVSFDLKKPKRVIEAAYLDRSGANAAFHRNVLVRINREIGATFDVTRFSFRAPYDPIRGRVEMRLVSECAQHVLVGGCEIALAKGEWIVGGHAYKYDAAELTSLVRRAGLEIVRSWTDPGRRMSLCLLAARGGGHARA, from the coding sequence ATGCAGCCCGCCCTCGACGTACGGGGGCTGATCCGGCCTCGTCGCGACGACGAGTTCTTCGGCGAGGTGATCGCCGGTCTCGGATCGCAGCCCAAGACGGTTCCTTCCAAGTGGCTCTGGGACGAACGCGGCGCGCGTCTCCACGAGCGCGTGCGCGACACGCCGGACCACTATCTCGCGCGCGCCGAGCGCTCGCTGCTCGATGCACACGGGCACGAGATCTCGCGCGAGCTCGGGCCGCGCTCGCTGCTCGTCGACGTCGCGCCGCGCGACGCGTCGCGCGTGCGAGCGTTGCTCGATCGGCTCGAGGAGCCGGTGGCGTACGTGCCGCTCGATCCGAGCACGACGCGCCTCGAAGAGCTCGCGCGTGCGCTCCGTCGCGACCACCGCGGGCTCGAGATCGCGCCGCTCGTCGCGGGCCACGCGCTGCCTCGCTCGACCGACCTGCGCGAGCGCATCGCGCGCATCGACGAGGGCAACGCGACGGTGTGGCTCGGTGATGCGCGCATCGGCGAGATCGCCCCGCACGACGCGGTCTCGATGCTCGCGCGCGCGGCGCTGCTCGCGGGCTCGCGCGGGCGCGTGCTCGTGTCGTTCGATCTGAAGAAGCCGAAGCGCGTCATCGAGGCCGCGTACCTCGATCGATCGGGCGCGAACGCCGCGTTCCATCGCAACGTGCTGGTGCGGATCAACCGCGAGATCGGCGCCACGTTCGACGTGACGCGCTTCTCGTTCCGCGCGCCGTACGATCCGATCCGCGGCCGCGTCGAGATGCGCCTCGTGAGCGAGTGCGCGCAGCACGTGCTCGTCGGTGGCTGCGAGATCGCGCTCGCGAAGGGCGAGTGGATCGTCGGCGGGCACGCGTACAAGTACGACGCTGCCGAGCTCACGTCGCTGGTGCGGCGCGCAGGGCTCGAGATCGTGCGCTCGTGGACCGATCCCGGGCGGCGGATGAGCCTCTGCCTGCTCGCGGCGCGCGGAGGCGGTCATGCGCGAGCGTGA
- a CDS encoding PilZ domain-containing protein — protein MSKKPEAESDDQRTSERVTINKEFESFDAFIQEYVTNISRSGVFVKSKQPLPVGTRVNLKFTVIMDDIETIEGIGEVVRVQHDPSGMGVVFRELSQYSQHLIERLLTSPMTGGGGNESA, from the coding sequence ATGTCGAAGAAGCCGGAGGCGGAGAGCGACGATCAGCGCACCTCGGAGCGCGTGACGATCAACAAGGAGTTCGAGAGCTTCGACGCGTTCATCCAGGAGTACGTGACGAACATCTCGCGCTCCGGCGTGTTCGTGAAGAGCAAGCAGCCGCTTCCGGTCGGCACCCGCGTGAACCTGAAGTTCACGGTGATCATGGACGACATCGAGACGATCGAGGGCATCGGCGAGGTTGTCCGCGTGCAGCACGATCCGTCGGGCATGGGCGTCGTGTTCCGCGAGCTGAGCCAGTACTCGCAGCACCTGATCGAGCGACTGCTCACGTCGCCGATGACCGGCGGCGGAGGGAACGAGAGCGCATGA
- a CDS encoding response regulator, which translates to MGAIQTKRRVLVVGNDGADRGGWGEALHRAGIDTVLEGSLERALCMAAELRPRGVIVDLAMEGCDPLQLATALRAHPRTRDLAIVAITHAVTDDVLELARSRGCDAVLARSAKPHAIAAVIARLLDRPRARAA; encoded by the coding sequence GTGGGCGCGATCCAGACGAAGCGCCGCGTCCTCGTCGTCGGCAACGACGGCGCGGATCGCGGGGGATGGGGCGAAGCGCTGCACCGTGCCGGGATCGACACGGTGCTCGAGGGGAGCCTGGAGCGAGCGCTCTGCATGGCGGCGGAGCTGCGCCCACGCGGCGTCATCGTCGACCTGGCGATGGAAGGCTGCGACCCGCTGCAGCTCGCGACCGCGCTGCGCGCGCATCCGCGGACGCGCGATCTCGCGATCGTCGCGATCACGCACGCGGTGACCGACGACGTGCTCGAGCTCGCGCGCTCGCGCGGCTGCGACGCCGTGCTCGCGCGAAGCGCGAAGCCTCACGCGATCGCGGCGGTGATCGCGCGGCTGCTCGACCGACCGCGCGCCCGCGCCGCCTGA
- a CDS encoding thioesterase family protein encodes MPPAISELDGDTAIEPIGPLHEGRSRFATTLTDRWSIGTAPNGGYLAVVAARALGAVLPHPDPFSASTHFLSPARPGPAEIAVEIVRAGKGHSTGEARLFQEGREVLRMIATFGDLGALDASAPTAVTSAPPELPPIESCERSRPAPSVASIGERLDIAIAPGTLSWLSGAHNERAELAGWVRLRDGRAPDALSLLFFADAFPPPVLNLSVVRTPWVPTLELTVHVRARPAPGWLRASFRTRALMHGYLEEDGEIWDEQGTLVAMSRQLARVQRF; translated from the coding sequence GTGCCGCCCGCGATCTCGGAGCTCGACGGCGACACCGCGATCGAGCCGATCGGCCCTCTCCACGAGGGCCGATCGCGCTTCGCGACGACGTTGACCGATCGCTGGAGCATCGGGACCGCGCCCAACGGCGGATATCTCGCGGTGGTCGCGGCGCGCGCGCTCGGCGCGGTGTTGCCGCACCCCGACCCGTTCAGCGCGAGCACGCACTTCCTCTCTCCGGCCCGCCCCGGGCCCGCGGAGATCGCGGTCGAGATCGTGCGCGCGGGCAAGGGCCACTCGACCGGCGAGGCGCGGCTCTTCCAAGAAGGGCGCGAGGTGCTCCGGATGATCGCGACGTTCGGCGATCTCGGTGCGCTCGACGCCAGCGCGCCCACCGCGGTCACGAGCGCGCCGCCCGAGCTGCCGCCGATCGAGTCGTGTGAGCGATCGCGCCCCGCCCCGAGCGTCGCGTCGATCGGAGAGCGGCTCGACATCGCGATCGCGCCCGGGACGCTGAGCTGGCTGAGCGGTGCGCACAACGAGCGCGCCGAGCTCGCGGGCTGGGTGCGGCTGCGCGACGGTCGCGCGCCGGACGCGCTCTCGCTCTTGTTCTTCGCGGACGCGTTTCCGCCGCCGGTGCTCAACCTCAGCGTGGTGCGCACGCCGTGGGTGCCGACGCTCGAGCTCACCGTGCACGTGCGCGCGCGGCCCGCGCCGGGATGGCTGCGCGCGTCGTTCCGCACGCGCGCGCTGATGCACGGGTATCTCGAGGAAGACGGAGAGATCTGGGACGAGCAGGGCACGCTCGTCGCGATGTCGCGGCAGCTCGCGCGCGTGCAACGTTTCTAG
- a CDS encoding acyl-CoA thioesterase has product MTFKTSMRVRFGDEDHARIVYYPKFFHFFHVAFEDFFDRQGMPYRDCLDEGVGWPAVHAEADYRRPVRFGDDLDFEVSVTSLSKRSATFRYVGTVRSSDTAAVVGTIVVACIDMKTMRAQPIPDKYRALFEKHLVAES; this is encoded by the coding sequence ATGACGTTCAAGACCAGCATGCGCGTGCGCTTCGGCGACGAGGATCACGCGCGGATCGTCTACTACCCGAAGTTCTTCCACTTCTTCCACGTGGCGTTCGAGGACTTCTTCGACCGCCAGGGGATGCCCTATCGCGACTGCCTCGACGAGGGCGTCGGCTGGCCCGCCGTGCACGCCGAGGCGGACTACCGGCGACCGGTGCGCTTCGGCGACGATCTCGACTTCGAGGTGAGCGTGACGAGCTTGAGCAAGCGCTCGGCGACGTTCCGCTACGTCGGCACGGTGCGCTCGAGCGACACCGCGGCGGTCGTCGGCACGATCGTCGTCGCGTGCATCGACATGAAGACGATGCGCGCGCAGCCGATCCCCGACAAATACCGGGCGCTCTTCGAGAAGCACCTCGTCGCCGAGAGCTGA
- a CDS encoding CarD family transcriptional regulator, whose translation MGDKAVYPARGVAEVVSIEEKDIAGNRQRFYVLRLLDTDHKIMVPVLNAQNIGLRKPISDKEIKEIFRILKVKEVPFDNQTWNRRYRGFMDKIKTGSVFDVAEVLRDLSRLRANKALSFGERQMLEKARGLIVKEIAVARGKSEDKVRLEIEAIFGPS comes from the coding sequence ATCGGCGACAAGGCGGTCTATCCCGCGCGCGGCGTGGCCGAGGTCGTCTCGATCGAGGAGAAGGACATCGCCGGCAACCGCCAGCGCTTCTACGTCCTGCGCCTCCTCGACACGGACCACAAGATCATGGTCCCGGTGCTGAACGCGCAGAACATCGGTCTGCGCAAGCCGATCAGCGACAAGGAGATCAAGGAGATCTTCCGGATCCTCAAGGTCAAGGAAGTCCCCTTCGACAACCAGACCTGGAACCGCCGCTACCGCGGTTTCATGGACAAGATCAAGACGGGCTCGGTGTTCGACGTGGCCGAGGTGCTGCGCGATCTCTCGCGGCTCCGTGCGAACAAGGCGCTCAGCTTCGGCGAGCGCCAGATGCTCGAGAAGGCTCGCGGTCTCATCGTGAAGGAGATCGCGGTGGCCCGCGGCAAGAGCGAAGACAAGGTCCGCCTGGAGATCGAAGCGATCTTCGGCCCCAGCTGA
- a CDS encoding Rne/Rng family ribonuclease: MAQNTIVISVDVGETRVALIENGILAEIYVERERDRSPVGNIYLGKVTRVLPGMQAAFVDVGLDRAAFLHVEDVIPQADFEKLVGDKDNGHDDDEEEGSSEGGAKDKQKSKKDERLSRKTPIRDVLKEGQHIVVQVSKGPISTKGARVTSHVSLPGRFVVYMPTIDHVGVSKRIGNDKERKRLREVIDGVKPPHGGLIVRTVAAGLTKGGLKADVGYLVKTWEGIADKQKSARKAPQLLYSELDIILRTARDLLTEDVGKIVIDDREEYLRLMQFVEAFMPERAGDIELYSGSDPIFDEFGIEDEIARSLSRKVPLPSGGYLIIDQAEALTAIDVNTGRFTGKGKDVEETILQTNLEAAKEIPYQLRFRNLGGLIVLDFIDMERSSHRDKVYKALVAALKNDKAKTTVVRISELGLVEMTRKRTRESLGRTLYEPCFYCDGTGQLQSKTTICHEILRQIRREKDSLPGFKVVVNAHPAVVDAMQREQKDALVKASARYARQIVMQARKDYHLEQFDLSGS, translated from the coding sequence ATGGCGCAGAACACGATCGTGATCAGCGTCGACGTCGGTGAGACCCGCGTCGCCCTGATCGAGAACGGCATCCTCGCCGAGATCTACGTCGAGCGAGAGCGCGACCGGAGCCCGGTCGGGAACATCTACCTCGGCAAAGTCACCCGCGTGCTCCCGGGCATGCAGGCCGCGTTCGTCGACGTCGGGCTCGACCGCGCGGCGTTCCTGCACGTCGAGGACGTGATCCCGCAGGCCGACTTCGAGAAGCTCGTCGGCGACAAGGACAACGGCCACGACGACGACGAGGAAGAAGGCTCCTCGGAGGGCGGCGCGAAGGACAAGCAGAAGTCCAAGAAGGACGAGCGCCTCTCCCGCAAGACGCCCATCCGCGACGTGCTGAAGGAAGGTCAGCACATCGTCGTGCAGGTCAGCAAAGGGCCGATCAGCACGAAGGGCGCGCGCGTCACGAGCCACGTCTCGCTGCCCGGTCGCTTCGTCGTCTACATGCCGACGATCGATCACGTCGGCGTGAGCAAGCGGATCGGCAACGACAAGGAGCGCAAGCGCCTGCGCGAGGTGATCGACGGGGTGAAGCCGCCGCACGGCGGGCTCATCGTGCGCACCGTCGCGGCGGGGCTGACGAAGGGCGGCCTCAAGGCGGACGTCGGCTACCTCGTGAAGACGTGGGAGGGCATCGCGGACAAGCAGAAGTCGGCGCGCAAGGCGCCGCAGCTGCTCTACAGCGAGCTCGACATCATCCTGCGCACCGCGCGCGATCTGCTCACGGAGGACGTGGGCAAGATCGTGATCGACGATCGCGAGGAGTACCTGCGGCTCATGCAGTTCGTCGAAGCGTTCATGCCCGAGCGCGCCGGCGACATCGAGCTCTACAGCGGCTCCGATCCGATCTTCGACGAGTTCGGCATCGAGGACGAGATCGCGCGCTCGCTCTCGCGCAAGGTGCCGCTTCCGAGCGGCGGCTATCTGATCATCGATCAGGCCGAGGCGCTGACCGCGATCGACGTCAACACCGGTCGCTTCACCGGCAAGGGCAAGGACGTGGAGGAGACGATCCTCCAGACGAACCTCGAGGCCGCGAAGGAGATCCCGTACCAGCTGCGGTTCCGGAACCTCGGCGGGCTCATCGTGCTCGACTTCATCGACATGGAGAGGTCGTCACACCGCGACAAGGTCTACAAGGCGCTCGTCGCCGCGCTGAAGAACGACAAGGCGAAGACGACGGTCGTGCGCATCAGCGAGCTCGGCCTCGTCGAGATGACGCGCAAGCGCACGCGCGAGTCGCTCGGTCGCACGCTCTACGAGCCGTGCTTCTACTGCGACGGCACCGGGCAGCTGCAGAGCAAGACGACGATCTGCCACGAGATCCTGCGGCAGATCCGGCGCGAGAAGGACTCGCTGCCGGGCTTCAAGGTCGTCGTGAACGCGCATCCCGCGGTCGTCGACGCGATGCAGCGCGAGCAGAAGGACGCGCTCGTGAAGGCCAGCGCGCGCTACGCACGACAGATCGTCATGCAGGCGCGGAAGGACTATCATCTGGAGCAGTTCGATCTGAGCGGCTCGTGA